ATGTCCTTCAGATCGAACTTTTTTAGTGCCCATCGGccatctctttctttcttatcATCATCACTACTACCTACATGTTGCCATGTTGACATTACATAACAAAATTTAGATTCGCCTCTGCCGACCGAAATTTGTCGACCGCCGGAAACACTCCAGAATCAAATCCGGCTGGACCCAAAAAGACAAACGGTCGAAGTCGGTGTTGCCCGGGTCAACGTTGACTACAGTCAAAAACGCATTTACGACATTCATATTGTGGGGGCCCCAAAAATTAACCTGGTCATGTTTTTGTAATTATTAGTTGTACCTGATTGAGTCCAGGGGAAGGAAAAGGTTGACGCGGTTTTACGATTTAGGGAATGAGTTGAAATATTGAATGGAACCTTCATTTGGTGATGAGATGGTGAAAAGGGTTTGGATGCGCGCACTCAGAAGCTAAAAGTTGGAGGGTCTCGCATTGTATGAGAAGCATTTGCAGGATCAGACTAGACAGATATGGCGGAAGTTCAGGCTGTCCCTAATGGGAAACCTGAATGGCCGCCGGAAGATAGATGCATTGGATGAGGGCATGGTGCAATGTGGAGACTTTTGCCGTATTAGGACACTTGCTTACTTATCTTCACAATCAGTAATATCCCCCTTTCGGCTAGTCGGCTACCATTTCGAGATTCTAATTGGTCGATGATCTTATTCGAATTATGATGTTTCATTATTCATGATTATAGACAGAGCTACATGTAATACATGTCTTGTCCGAAAAGAATCACAATAATACAATAGATTATCGATATCATGTAATATTTAATGTAACGGAACCGATGCATCAACAGTTAGTACATTAGTAAATAACCCAGACAGATTTGAccgaaaatataaaatattttcttagCTAACTTATGCACTATCTGATTATAGTGACTAGAACACTATGTACGAACGTTGAAAAGATCAAATATCGTCTTCAAATCTTCTAGTAATGAATCACATAATCACACTCTCGATGCACACATCTATTTTATCCATGTCATGATCGTAAAAGGAGAAACATTGCCTTCAACTCTTGTATAAGATAATTCACTATAAGTCGATCCAAATAATTGAGCCGAGTGACATTTGGCCCGAACCAATGAATCCCTTACATATGATGCAAATTGTATCAATGATTCTTCCATGAACAACTGATAGGAGCGTGTAAAACCGTTGATTAGTACTTTTACCCGCTCACAACATGAACCGGTAACCGGTGATAATAGTATAGGGGCAGGAgtaaaatgtaattttagCCAAAGTGAAGAGCGAGTGGAGGCGGAGAAGAAACTCTCTTGCAACTCTCACAATGCCTCCAGCCAAGAAGGGAAAGGCCAAAGGCAAACCCACCAACGCTGCCGCCGAGTCGACTCAGTCCTCCGCCAACAACAACTTCCCGGCCTGTATACGATCCGTGCCTCCCTCCTCAGTCGCCATCACCATCCACGCCAAACCCGGCTCCAAACTCGCCTCCATCACCGgtacccctctctctctctctctctctctctctctctctctctctctctattctcAATCATCATCAATGGATGCCCGCATTTCTCTaatctcttgtttttttttggatcaAAGATTTCAGTGACGAGGCTCTGGGCGTGCAGATCGATGCGCCCGCCAAAGACGGCGAAGCCAACGCCGCCCTTCTCGACTACATTAGCTCCGTAAGCTTTTttgttctctctctctaagttgaaaaaaaaaatacgtactttgtttttgttgataGGTAATAATGAAACTTACTTCGACAAACAAATAGAGTTGAGCGAGAGAAAAATTGTTACTTTATAGTAAATAATCACAACAGGAGAGTATGTGGGTTTTTATTGTGATGTTAAGCAGTTGAGACTAGAGAGTGGTAGAGTTGAAATGCACCACACAAGAATGCTGGTTCTTTTGTGATGAAAGCTTGAGGGGAAGTATGAGCGGTACGAACAATCCGGAGGCCTCCAGATCATGGTTATATATTTACAGGAATTGTGATAAACTAATAGGGAGATTTTTGTGCTTGTTGACATGTACGGGGTGCGATAGGATGCTCATGAGGTTAGTGTAGAAGGATAAGTGTTGGGTAAAAGATTGGCAGGTTAGAATATGTTGTGGGAACTGGCAAGCTAAGGTGTGTGGGCGCGTGGTAGTTAAGAATATTGCTGCAGAAGTTTGAAGGGTACTTGTTCTctcattcaagaaaaagtgaTTTTTAGTCGGAAAGCTTTTGTAGCTGTAAGCAAGAGTTGTTGTGTATATAAGTGAATTGATATCTGAGGTAACGATAGAGGGAAGTGCGGTAAGGGGTCTTTCGAATGGTGGAATAAGCTCCTTTGATATGATTCTGTAAAGGCACATCAGTGGAGCTTGATTTTCGTTATGTTTCAGAATGGTCATTGTAGTATTGATTTTACAATCATACTTTGTGTGACTAAGAATGGCAATGATGTAGATGGGTTTATTGTTGTGGCTAAGAATAAAGTTGCTTGAAACCATAGGGTAAGTTTTAAGTGACTCTTGTAGATTTTTATCCACTGTATCAAAGAAATTTGGTTGGTTAAATATTTTTCTGTCTTCCAGGGCTTTGGAAACTAGGTTGAATGTTTGCTGTATGATAATGTGTTTGTGCATGAACAAAATACATACTAGATGCCCTAAATAATACATACAGACAGAGGCACACAAATACTGAAGAAATTTATATTTTCCCTTGTAAATACTGAAAAGATATTGTATACTGTTTGATGAGACGTTTATGTCTGTTTCATATGAAGAGTAGATCAGTAGTTTGACTAGTTTCTGTATTGGGTGGGCACAGAGTGAGCCATAGCCTTCAAGATTCTGATGTTTATTGTCATAAAATGTATTGTAACATAATTTTTGTATAAAATGATTTGTCCTCTACTTGGTTTAGCCGTGTGTCAGTGTTGACAAGTGAAACCTTCTTATCTATATTCTTCTCAAATTACAGGTTTTAGGTGTAAAAAGAAGGCAGGTTTCTATTGGATGTGGCTCTAAATCAAGAGACAAGGTTGTTATTGTAGAGGAAATGACTCTACAAAGTGTTTTTGACATTCTGGATAAAGCTTCAAAGTGCAGCACATAGAGTGAGAGACCGCATAGTGGGAGGGATGTAAATTTAATCCTTGAATCGGGCAAGAACTTCTATCTGATGTTAGCACCTACAAAGTCCTACGTTTTGTCCAATTTTATCTGTATATATAGAAAAGTTTCTGCTGATGGTTTAGATGCTTCATGAATTGTATGTTTGGTCGTTTACAATAGATGGTTACTTTATAAATGCAAATTCTGCTTAAACTTAATCAGTTAAGCCATCATTGCATGTTAATTTCCTCAAATGTTATTCCCTTCATTGTTCATTCTTGATGTTAAATTATCCCATTTATCTCATAAACTGCTGGGAGATATATTTTTTACATCTAGATATACTATGCAGCGTACTTTTTCTTGGTGAAGTTTGTACACATGAACTGCAATGACTTGTATGTTCTTTTTGTCCCTTATATTGCTGGCAACATTGACCTTTTGTAAACCTGCTTTGTAAGGAATCTGAACTTCATGGTGTTATCATTGTTGAAGTTGGATGACTTTGCAGCTCTTGCACCCTCCAAAGTTCAAAACAATCGATCT
This genomic interval from Argentina anserina chromosome 1, drPotAnse1.1, whole genome shotgun sequence contains the following:
- the LOC126798263 gene encoding uncharacterized protein LOC126798263, with product MPPAKKGKAKGKPTNAAAESTQSSANNNFPACIRSVPPSSVAITIHAKPGSKLASITDFSDEALGVQIDAPAKDGEANAALLDYISSVLGVKRRQVSIGCGSKSRDKVVIVEEMTLQSVFDILDKASKCST